Proteins encoded in a region of the Populus nigra chromosome 3, ddPopNigr1.1, whole genome shotgun sequence genome:
- the LOC133688377 gene encoding TBC domain-containing protein C1952.17c-like isoform X2, translated as MLKKGKLKLPDRLGILVPGLDDKEEENGGSEPVFESGEELEIMEPNGVELGHKENEYEFDLGVDDKVGDKVDAFRTRKRPDKDGPGQFTVREVIAADEKRSDLEYEFSQKEINLEKVKRIASMGVPDGGGLRATAWKLLLGYLSPSHDVWEKELTENRQKYAKLKEELLLSPSEYTRVKADAMISAELSSEGDVAGPLKRQGISHGDHPLSVGMASAWHHYFKHTEIAEQIDRDLQRTHPDMKFFSGESSFSKKNREAMRNILLLFAKLNPAICYVQGMNEVLAPILYVFSTDTDEQNAVNAEADSFSCFVRLLSDSVDHFCQQLDNSPVGILSTLSRLAKLLKENDEELWKHLEFTTKQTVLKKGLLQVFIIFGSS; from the exons ATGCTTAAGAAGGGCAAGCTCAAGCTCCCTGACAGGCTTGGTATTTTGGTTCCTGGTTTGGACGACAAAGAGGAGGAGAATGGAGGGTCCGAACCGGTTTTCGAGTCCGGTGAGGAGCTTGAGATTATGGAGCCTAATGGGGTTGAGTTAGGCCACAAGGAAAATGAGTATGAATTTGATTTGGGTGTTGATGATAAAGTTGGGGATAAAGTGGATGCTTTTAGGACCCGGAAGAGACCCGATAAAGATGGGCCGGGCCAGTTCACGGTTAGGGAGGTTATTGCAGCTGATGAGAAAAGGTCTGATCTTGAATATGAG TTCTCTCAAAAGGAGATAAATTTGGAAAAGGTGAAGAGAATTGCTAGTATGGGGGTTCCTGATGGAGGAGGATTGAGGGCAACAGCTTGGAAG CTATTATTGGGTTATTTATCTCCTTCTCATGATGTGTGGGAAAAGGAGTTAACCGAGAACAGACAAAAATATGCTAAGCTAAAAGAGGAGCTTCTGCTGAGTCCT TCAGAGTACACCAGGGTAAAAGCTGATGCAATGATTTCCGCTGAGCTGAGCAGTGAAGGTGATGTTGCTGGACCACTTAAGCGACAAGGAATTTCTCATGGAGATCATCCCCTGAGTGTTGGTATGGCTAGTGCTTGGCATCACTACTTTAAG CATACAGAGATTGCAGAACAGATTGACCGTGATTTGCAGCGCACACATCCAGATATGAAATTCTTCTCAGGGGAGTCCTCGTTCAGTAAGAAGAATAGG GAAGCAATGAGGAACATTCTTCTCTTATTTGCAAAGCTAAATCCAGCTATTTGTTATGTACAAGGCATGAATGAGGTCCTGGCGCCAATACTCTATGTATTTAGTACTGACACTGATGAGCAGAATGCT GTAAATGCTGAAGCTgatagtttttcttgttttgttcgACTGCTGAGTGATTCGGTGGATCACTTTTGCCAACAGTTGGATAATAGTCCTGTTGGCATCCTCTCCACTCTTTCCCGCTTggcaaaattattgaaagaaaatgatgaggaaTTATGGAAGCATCTTGAATTCACTACCAAG CAAACAGTGCTTAAAAAAGGCCTCCTTCAAGTTTTCATCATATTTGGATCAAGCTAA
- the LOC133688377 gene encoding uncharacterized protein LOC133688377 isoform X1, translating to MLKKGKLKLPDRLGILVPGLDDKEEENGGSEPVFESGEELEIMEPNGVELGHKENEYEFDLGVDDKVGDKVDAFRTRKRPDKDGPGQFTVREVIAADEKRSDLEYEFSQKEINLEKVKRIASMGVPDGGGLRATAWKLLLGYLSPSHDVWEKELTENRQKYAKLKEELLLSPSEYTRVKADAMISAELSSEGDVAGPLKRQGISHGDHPLSVGMASAWHHYFKHTEIAEQIDRDLQRTHPDMKFFSGESSFSKKNREAMRNILLLFAKLNPAICYVQGMNEVLAPILYVFSTDTDEQNAVNAEADSFSCFVRLLSDSVDHFCQQLDNSPVGILSTLSRLAKLLKENDEELWKHLEFTTKVKPQFYAFRWITLLLSQEFNFQSILRIWDSLLSNPFGVQDMLLRICCAMLLCMKSRLLSGDFVANLRLLQHYPDINIEYLLQVAQDLSADTSSYSLSL from the exons ATGCTTAAGAAGGGCAAGCTCAAGCTCCCTGACAGGCTTGGTATTTTGGTTCCTGGTTTGGACGACAAAGAGGAGGAGAATGGAGGGTCCGAACCGGTTTTCGAGTCCGGTGAGGAGCTTGAGATTATGGAGCCTAATGGGGTTGAGTTAGGCCACAAGGAAAATGAGTATGAATTTGATTTGGGTGTTGATGATAAAGTTGGGGATAAAGTGGATGCTTTTAGGACCCGGAAGAGACCCGATAAAGATGGGCCGGGCCAGTTCACGGTTAGGGAGGTTATTGCAGCTGATGAGAAAAGGTCTGATCTTGAATATGAG TTCTCTCAAAAGGAGATAAATTTGGAAAAGGTGAAGAGAATTGCTAGTATGGGGGTTCCTGATGGAGGAGGATTGAGGGCAACAGCTTGGAAG CTATTATTGGGTTATTTATCTCCTTCTCATGATGTGTGGGAAAAGGAGTTAACCGAGAACAGACAAAAATATGCTAAGCTAAAAGAGGAGCTTCTGCTGAGTCCT TCAGAGTACACCAGGGTAAAAGCTGATGCAATGATTTCCGCTGAGCTGAGCAGTGAAGGTGATGTTGCTGGACCACTTAAGCGACAAGGAATTTCTCATGGAGATCATCCCCTGAGTGTTGGTATGGCTAGTGCTTGGCATCACTACTTTAAG CATACAGAGATTGCAGAACAGATTGACCGTGATTTGCAGCGCACACATCCAGATATGAAATTCTTCTCAGGGGAGTCCTCGTTCAGTAAGAAGAATAGG GAAGCAATGAGGAACATTCTTCTCTTATTTGCAAAGCTAAATCCAGCTATTTGTTATGTACAAGGCATGAATGAGGTCCTGGCGCCAATACTCTATGTATTTAGTACTGACACTGATGAGCAGAATGCT GTAAATGCTGAAGCTgatagtttttcttgttttgttcgACTGCTGAGTGATTCGGTGGATCACTTTTGCCAACAGTTGGATAATAGTCCTGTTGGCATCCTCTCCACTCTTTCCCGCTTggcaaaattattgaaagaaaatgatgaggaaTTATGGAAGCATCTTGAATTCACTACCAAG GTTAAGCCACAATTCTATGCATTCAGGTGGATCACTTTGCTACTGTCTCAGGAATTCAACTTCCAATCCATTTTAAGAATCTGGGATTCTCTTTTGAGTAATCCTTTTGGGGTTCAG GATATGCTTTTGCGGATCTGTTGTGCAATGCTGTTGTGCATGAAAAGCAGGCTATTGAGTGGTGATTTTGTAGCTAACTTGAGGCTTTTACAGCATTACCCTGACATCAACATCGAATACCTTCTCCAGGTAGCACAGGATCTAAGTGCCGATACATCATCCTACAGTTTGTCTTTGTAA